The Gimibacter soli genome includes a region encoding these proteins:
- a CDS encoding heparinase II/III family protein: MKPASQQFSLLDVAGAAQRAEIVRAKGQGALAGIRDNFFRGLREWGYRTKLYGHRLKGRHPVQLLFSPDDPAPGSAVMGSALLGGEMMAGEASLPIDDNFWKLLTISGAEAFAYAHRFHWLQDLAQVGDQREARAVAERLTRGWLAIGQDYDPAIWAAETLARRLIHWLAHAPLVMSSGDLVYRSSILLTMARQARHLMRVLDDADPGLPRHYTAAALTMAGVLLPGGQAWRLKGVKALDRQVTAFVLADGGPASRDPSDAIRAMQLLILVRDSFVGVKGEPPAFLQMALDRIGPFVRSLRHGDGSFAGFNGVSAEGGHGVDALLAASDARGKPIENAAHAGYQRMALGRGCVIVDSGPPPAPELSSHAHAGTASFEFSHGTDRIIVNMGPGPESGPLASLHGLARTSAAHSTLIIGDRNSCRILDDGRLGDGVRSVTTSREAGPDGTLLEVAHDGYVKRFGARHVRKLYLRPDGNRLDGADILTTTRRRGMGSGEVLLRFHLHPAIKPREDEGGVIFLETRSGSLWRFTVEGGAARLEESLYLPRPADMQGTHQIVVRLDRSDGLEMGCVWALVRVSGKI, encoded by the coding sequence GTGAAACCGGCCAGCCAGCAATTTTCGCTTCTCGATGTCGCCGGCGCCGCCCAGCGCGCCGAGATCGTCCGCGCGAAAGGCCAAGGTGCGCTTGCCGGTATTCGGGACAACTTTTTCCGTGGTCTCCGTGAATGGGGTTACAGGACAAAGCTTTATGGCCACCGCCTGAAGGGCCGCCACCCGGTCCAACTTCTGTTCTCGCCCGATGACCCGGCCCCCGGCAGCGCCGTCATGGGCTCGGCGCTTCTTGGCGGCGAGATGATGGCGGGCGAGGCCAGCCTGCCGATTGACGATAATTTCTGGAAGCTCCTGACCATTTCGGGCGCCGAGGCCTTTGCCTATGCGCATCGCTTCCACTGGCTGCAGGATCTGGCGCAGGTGGGGGACCAGCGCGAAGCCCGCGCGGTGGCCGAGCGCCTCACCCGGGGCTGGCTCGCCATCGGGCAGGATTATGACCCCGCGATCTGGGCTGCGGAAACGCTGGCCCGGCGGCTCATCCACTGGCTGGCGCATGCGCCGCTGGTTATGTCGTCCGGGGATCTTGTTTATCGTTCGTCGATCCTCCTGACCATGGCGCGGCAGGCCCGGCACCTGATGCGGGTGCTGGATGATGCTGACCCCGGCCTTCCCCGGCATTATACCGCCGCTGCACTCACCATGGCCGGTGTGCTGCTGCCGGGCGGGCAGGCATGGCGGCTGAAGGGTGTGAAAGCGCTCGACCGGCAGGTCACAGCCTTTGTGCTGGCGGATGGTGGCCCTGCGAGCCGTGATCCGTCAGACGCGATCCGCGCCATGCAGCTTCTGATCCTTGTGCGCGACAGCTTTGTGGGCGTGAAGGGCGAACCGCCGGCCTTCCTGCAAATGGCGCTGGATCGGATCGGGCCTTTTGTCCGGTCGCTCCGCCACGGCGATGGCAGTTTTGCGGGCTTCAACGGCGTATCTGCCGAAGGCGGCCACGGTGTCGATGCGCTTCTTGCAGCGTCCGATGCGCGCGGCAAGCCGATCGAGAATGCAGCCCACGCCGGCTACCAGCGGATGGCGCTCGGGCGGGGCTGCGTGATCGTCGATTCCGGCCCGCCACCGGCGCCGGAGCTGTCTTCGCACGCGCACGCCGGCACCGCGAGCTTCGAATTCTCGCACGGGACCGACCGGATCATCGTCAATATGGGGCCGGGGCCGGAAAGCGGGCCGCTTGCGTCCCTCCACGGTCTCGCGCGGACGAGTGCGGCGCATTCGACCCTGATCATCGGGGACCGCAATTCCTGCCGCATCCTTGATGACGGGCGGCTGGGCGACGGTGTCCGCAGCGTTACCACCTCCCGCGAGGCAGGGCCGGATGGCACGCTTCTCGAGGTCGCGCATGATGGCTATGTGAAGCGCTTCGGTGCGCGCCATGTCCGCAAGCTCTATCTGCGCCCCGATGGCAACCGGCTCGATGGGGCCGATATCCTCACCACCACGCGACGGCGCGGCATGGGCAGCGGCGAAGTCTTGTTGCGCTTTCACCTGCACCCCGCTATCAAGCCCCGCGAGGATGAAGGCGGCGTGATTTTCCTTGAGACGCGCAGTGGCTCCCTGTGGCGCTTCACAGTGGAGGGCGGCGCAGCCCGGCTTGAGGAAAGCCTCTATCTGCCGCGCCCGGCCGATATGCAGGGCACGCACCAGATCGTGGTCCGTCTCGACCGCAGCGACGGCCTTGAAATGGGCTGCGTGTGGGCCCTCGTCCGGGTGAGTGGCAAAATCTGA
- the rpe gene encoding ribulose-phosphate 3-epimerase gives MSNTIKIAPSILSADFAKLGEEVRAVDLAGADYIHIDVMDGHYVPNITIGPDVVKALRPHSDKVFDVHLMIAPVDPYLEAFANAGSDIITVHAEAGPHTHRTLQAIRNLGKKPGISLNPSTPESVLEYLYEDVNLILVMSVNPGFGGQSFITSQLRKIEAIRKRIEALGLDIDLQVDGGVNVETAKQVIAAGANVLVAGSATFKGGPSKYAENIKALRG, from the coding sequence ATGAGCAACACGATCAAAATAGCCCCTTCGATCCTCTCCGCCGACTTCGCGAAGCTCGGGGAAGAGGTGCGTGCCGTCGATCTCGCCGGCGCCGATTATATCCATATCGATGTGATGGATGGCCATTATGTGCCGAACATCACCATCGGCCCCGATGTCGTGAAGGCGCTAAGGCCGCATTCGGACAAGGTTTTTGACGTGCATCTGATGATCGCACCGGTCGATCCCTATCTCGAGGCCTTCGCGAACGCAGGTTCGGATATCATCACCGTGCATGCCGAAGCCGGCCCGCACACGCACCGCACGCTGCAGGCGATCCGCAACCTTGGCAAAAAGCCGGGCATCTCGCTCAACCCGTCCACGCCTGAAAGCGTGCTTGAATATCTTTATGAAGACGTGAACCTCATCCTTGTGATGTCGGTGAACCCGGGCTTCGGCGGCCAGTCCTTCATCACGAGCCAACTTCGCAAGATCGAGGCAATCCGCAAGCGGATCGAAGCACTTGGCCTTGATATCGACCTGCAGGTCGATGGCGGCGTGAATGTGGAAACCGCGAAGCAGGTGATCGCCGCAGGCGCCAATGTGCTGGTGGCCGGCAGCGCCACCTTCAAGGGCGGCCCGTCGAAATATGCCGAGAATATCAAGGCCCTCCGGGGATAA
- the purH gene encoding bifunctional phosphoribosylaminoimidazolecarboxamide formyltransferase/IMP cyclohydrolase: protein MTDLVRVERALLSVSDKTGLIELAKALVAAGVEILSTGGSAKAIRDAGLPVKEVADHTGFPEMMDGRVKTLHPMIHGGLLALRDNATHKAAMDEHGIGAIDLVAINLYPFEATVAKGGSYEDCVENIDIGGPAMVRSAAKNHGFVTILTDPADYTEVIEALKAEGGTRLDARKRFAAKAYSRTAAYDSAISRWFAGELGNAYPDRLTLAGEKVQDCRYGENPHQSAAFYRTNEQRPGIATAKQLQGKELSYNNLNDTDAAFELVSEFDPKVPTVAIIKHANPCGVATGTSLKAAYEKALKCDPVSAFGGIVALNGTLDAETAEEVVKVFTEVIIAPAVTDEAAAIVAAKKNLRLLVTGGLANPEQGAQMVKSVAGGFLVQNRDTGRVTVDDLKVVTARKPSEQELKDMLFAFQVAKHVKSNAIVYVRDGMTVGIGAGQMNRRDSSRIAAIRAGEAAELAGEAASLAKGSVVASDAFFPFADGLLAAAEAGATAIIQPGGSIRDDDVIKAANEAGLAMVFTGMRHFRH, encoded by the coding sequence ATGACCGATCTCGTCCGCGTCGAACGCGCTCTTCTTTCCGTTTCCGATAAAACCGGCCTCATCGAGCTCGCAAAGGCGCTCGTGGCGGCGGGTGTGGAAATACTGTCGACCGGCGGCTCGGCCAAGGCAATCCGCGATGCGGGCCTGCCCGTGAAGGAAGTGGCCGATCACACCGGCTTCCCCGAAATGATGGACGGCCGCGTGAAGACGCTGCACCCGATGATCCACGGCGGCCTTCTGGCCCTGCGCGATAACGCCACCCACAAGGCAGCGATGGACGAGCACGGCATCGGCGCCATCGATCTGGTTGCCATCAACCTCTATCCGTTCGAGGCAACGGTCGCCAAGGGCGGCTCCTATGAAGACTGTGTCGAGAATATCGATATCGGCGGCCCGGCCATGGTGCGCTCGGCGGCCAAGAACCATGGCTTCGTGACGATCCTGACGGACCCCGCCGACTATACGGAAGTGATCGAGGCGCTGAAAGCCGAGGGCGGCACCCGCCTGGATGCGCGCAAACGTTTTGCTGCCAAGGCCTACAGTCGCACCGCCGCTTACGACAGCGCCATTTCGCGCTGGTTCGCGGGCGAACTGGGCAATGCCTATCCCGACCGCCTGACCCTCGCGGGGGAAAAGGTGCAGGACTGTCGCTACGGCGAAAACCCGCACCAGTCGGCCGCCTTCTACCGCACCAACGAACAGCGCCCCGGCATCGCCACGGCGAAGCAGCTGCAGGGCAAGGAACTTTCCTACAATAACCTGAACGACACCGATGCGGCGTTCGAGCTCGTCAGCGAGTTCGACCCCAAGGTGCCGACGGTTGCCATCATCAAGCACGCCAACCCGTGCGGTGTGGCCACGGGCACGAGCCTGAAGGCCGCCTACGAAAAAGCCCTGAAGTGCGATCCGGTATCGGCCTTCGGCGGCATCGTGGCGCTGAATGGCACGCTCGACGCCGAAACGGCTGAAGAAGTCGTCAAGGTCTTCACAGAAGTGATCATCGCGCCGGCGGTCACCGATGAAGCCGCCGCTATCGTGGCCGCGAAGAAGAACCTGCGTCTGCTGGTCACCGGTGGTCTCGCCAACCCCGAACAGGGCGCGCAGATGGTGAAATCCGTCGCCGGTGGTTTCCTCGTGCAGAACCGCGATACGGGCCGCGTGACGGTTGATGACCTGAAGGTGGTGACCGCGCGCAAGCCGAGCGAGCAGGAACTGAAGGACATGCTGTTCGCCTTCCAGGTGGCCAAGCATGTGAAATCGAACGCTATCGTCTATGTGCGTGACGGTATGACCGTCGGCATCGGTGCCGGCCAGATGAACCGCCGGGACAGCAGCCGGATCGCTGCCATCCGCGCGGGCGAAGCTGCCGAGCTCGCCGGTGAAGCCGCAAGCCTTGCCAAGGGCTCGGTCGTGGCGTCGGACGCCTTCTTCCCCTTCGCGGACGGCCTGCTGGCCGCTGCCGAAGCGGGCGCGACCGCGATCATCCAGCCTGGCGGCTCGATCCGCGATGACGATGTGATCAAGGCCGCGAACGAAGCCGGCCTTGCCATGGTCTTCACCGGCATGCGCCATTTCCGCCACTAG